From one Candidatus Acidiferrales bacterium genomic stretch:
- the rplL gene encoding 50S ribosomal protein L7/L12, which translates to MASKVETILDEIKGLTLLEASDLVKKMEETFGVSAAAAAPVVMAGGGGGAAGAAPAEEKTEFTVVLTEVGANKINVIKAVREVTSLGLKEAKDLVDGAPKPVKEGINKDEAATIKKKFEEAGAKVEIK; encoded by the coding sequence ATGGCGAGCAAAGTGGAAACAATCCTGGATGAGATCAAGGGCCTGACGCTTCTGGAAGCGTCGGACTTGGTCAAGAAAATGGAAGAGACGTTCGGCGTTTCTGCCGCAGCGGCTGCTCCGGTCGTGATGGCTGGCGGCGGTGGCGGCGCGGCGGGCGCGGCTCCGGCGGAGGAGAAGACGGAATTCACCGTCGTTCTCACGGAAGTCGGCGCAAACAAGATCAACGTGATCAAGGCGGTTCGCGAAGTCACCAGCCTGGGCCTGAAGGAAGCGAAGGACCTGGTGGACGGCGCGCCCAAGCCCGTGAAAGAGGGCATCAACAAGGACGAAGCCGCCACGATCAAGAAGAAGTTCGAAGAAGCGGGAGCCAAGGTCGAGATCAAGTAG
- the rplJ gene encoding 50S ribosomal protein L10: MGMKKAEKKEKANSLRSELANVSTVILSTFQGITVEQDTQLRRAVEKAGGHYEVVKNTLAERAGAGTPIEPLLKNLAGTNSIAYTMTDPVALAKVLTKVAKDVPAFQFRAGWVEGRVISIQEIQQLAQLPSKEELISKIMFLLNAPAQRLATAVAAVPRNLAVVTSEAAKAGKFGSGGGEAAPAAKAE; encoded by the coding sequence ATGGGAATGAAGAAGGCTGAGAAGAAAGAAAAGGCGAACTCGCTTCGCTCTGAACTGGCGAATGTATCCACCGTGATTCTTTCGACGTTCCAGGGCATCACTGTTGAACAAGATACGCAGTTGCGGCGCGCAGTGGAAAAGGCAGGCGGGCATTACGAAGTCGTGAAGAACACGCTGGCGGAGCGCGCCGGAGCCGGGACGCCGATTGAGCCGCTGCTGAAGAATCTCGCGGGCACGAACTCAATCGCTTACACCATGACGGATCCCGTCGCGCTGGCCAAGGTGCTGACGAAAGTTGCGAAAGATGTTCCCGCGTTTCAGTTCCGCGCAGGTTGGGTCGAGGGACGCGTCATTTCGATCCAAGAAATTCAGCAACTGGCGCAGTTGCCTAGCAAGGAAGAATTGATCAGCAAGATCATGTTCCTGCTCAATGCACCGGCGCAGCGCTTGGCAACGGCAGTGGCCGCGGTGCCGCGCAATCTGGCAGTGGTAACGAGCGAAGCCGCGAAGGCTGGCAAGTTCGGCTCGGGCGGCGGAGAGGCCGCTCCGGCAGCGAAAGCGGAATAA